AGGATAAGAGGGATTCCAACAGGGACAATTGCTAAATCCTGATCACAAGTCCTTCTTTTTTCTGTTTGTTGGCCCATAAGCAAATCACTTAAGGCCACAAGAAACAAAAGTATACCACCACCTATACGGAGATCATCTTCTGTGATTCCTAAAACTGAAAACAGTTTTTTTCCTGCAAAAAGAACAACGATTCCTAAAATGGTGGCCGTCATTGTTGCGATATTGGCCATTTTCTTTTGTTGTTTAAGTTCAAAATCGTTTACCAGGGACAGATAGATAGGAACGAGTGCAATGGCATCAATTGCTATAAAAAGTGGAGTAAAGGCCAATAGAAATTCTTTAAATAGTTCATTCATATATAAAAACTTCCTTCAAGGATTATATTTATGTTAGGCCATGGATAATAATGACTAAATGCGAAACGTCAATATCTATTGTAAAAAATGACAAAATCTTAATTATTTAATGGGGATGGAAAGGTGCTCACCATTTTCTAAATAATAGAATCTTTCACGTGATACGGCCGCCGATTCAAGTTCTGTATTTAGATGCCTGACAGGTTCATCTAGGGCCTCATCAGTAAGTTGAAATGTTCCCCAATGAATTCCAATAGCATATTGGGAACGTAAATCTTTAAAAACTTGAACAGACTCTTTGGGATTAATATGCTGAAACTTCATAAACCATCTTGGTTCATATGCTCCAATAGGTATGAGAGATAGTTGAAAGGGACCAAATTTGTTTCCTATTTCTTTAAACCCTTCAAAATAACCAGTATCTCCAGCAAAGAAAAACTTCCCTTGTCCATAATCGATGACAAAGCTTCCCCAGAGGGTCTTATTTTTGTCAAATAGGCCCCTCGATGACCAGTGTTGACTTTCAACAAAGTGATAGGTGATACCTTCGTGTTTAAATGATTCATTCCAATCCATTGTTTTGAAGTTTTGGATTCCTTCATCTAATAGCAGTTTATCATTTCCAAGACCAATGAGAATAATGGGGTCAGTATCTTGTTTTTTATTAATGGCCAAAAGGGTATCAATATCCAAATGATCATAATGGTTATGACTTATAAGTATGATATCAATTTGTGGCAAGTCTTCAAGCTTTACACCAGGATCTTTATGTCTTTTGGGGCCAATAAACTTGTAAGGACTTACCCTTTCAGACCATACGGGGTCTGTAATTATATTAGTTCCGGATACTTGGATGAGTACAGTTGAATGATTGACAAAGGTAAAGACGGCCTTGTCTCCAAATACTCTTTCTTGTACAATTTTTTTTTGATTAATATTAATCCACTCTGGCCAAGCCTTTGCGCTAAAACTGAGTTTCCATTTCAAAAAATCTAGAAAGTTATTTGGCATTGGCGTGCGATTTAAAAATCTTGAGCCATCAAAGTTTTTAGTTTTTTTACCTTTATGATAAGTAGAAAACAATCCACAAGCACTTAGAATTATAATGATAATTAAATAATAAATTAAACTTTTTGGAAATTCTTTCATATTTGGTTATTTTGCCATAAATTATCTTTAAACTCTAGTCTTTTGAAATGGGAGAGAATTGATGTTGCCAATTGCAAAGATCCTAATCGTTAGTGGAGTGCTTTTGATTATTTCAGGGGTAATCTGGCATTTTTCAGATGGAAATATTCCCCTCGGAAGATTGCCAGGAGATATTAAAATTGAAGGTCAAAACTCAACAATCTATATACCTATAACAACATGTCTGATTGTAAGTGCTGTTATTGGGTTGGTTCAATATTTAATAAGAATGTGGAAATAATGCAAACATTCGAAAAAAAAAATAGTAAGAGAATTCCAGGGTTATTTTTTACAGAAGTCAATGGGCTCAAAGAAATTGAATCTGGATTTGGAAAGTATCATAGTCTTAAAACTCCTGAAATATTTCAAGTTTCAGATGAAAAAATAGTAATGTCTAAAGTTTTAACCGAATTACCAAAGAAAGAATTCTGGCAAAATCTCGGAAGAGAATTAGCTAAAATGCATTTAAGTATGGCCAATGTACAATATGGATTTGAGGAAGATAATTTCATAGGGAATAATCCTCAGTCAAATTCTTGGGAGTCTGATTGGTGTGTCTTTTTTATGAGAAATAGACTTCTTTTTCAAATTAATTTAATCAAAAGTAAATTTCACAGAGGAGTTTTGTCGAAAATATTTTTAGAAAAAAGTAAACAAATTGAAGAAGTTTTATATTCAACAAAAATAACACCAACTTTGTTACATGGAGATCTATGGAGTGGTAACGTTCTTTGTGGAGAAAATCAAACGCCCTATCTGATCGATCCTGCAGTTTATTATGGACATTCTGAAGTTGATTTAGCAATGACTAATTTATTTGGTGGATTTGATTCTGAATTTTATATTTCTTATCAAGAAATATTACCCATCAATTCGGGACATCATGAACGTTTTAAAGTTTACAATCTTTATCACGTCATCAATCATTTTAACTTGTTTGGAGGTAGTTATTTTAATCATGCTATGAAAATACTTGAAAGTATTTAGCAACATTGAAAAGAATATAAAAAAAATAAGAAAAACTTCCTAATTTTTTATTCCAACCAACTGTTGATTTTGTCCTTGGCCCTTTTGCTTTCATTTTTGAGTCTATCAGTAAATCTCTTTGCTTCTTTTTGTATTTTCTCTGAACTTTCTTCAATTTCATCAGCAAAATCTTCGACCTTTTGTTTAATCAAAGCACTTTCGCTCATTTGAGAATATGCCATACGGTCATCTTCAGTATAAATGTAGAAATGGTCAGAATCTTTTGTACATGAAATTTTAAAACCAATTTCAGTAGATAGATCAATAAAATCAGCGAGACTTTGATTTCTAAAAAGTGGATTCGAGAAAATTTCATATTGAGATATGAAACATTCATTTTGATCTTCAAATATTATACTTACTCCAACTCCTAAGGTTTCTGAGTCAACAGAACTTGCGGATTGAATCTCATATGAATGATTATCTATATAGATCTCACCTGCATAGAGGTTTGTAATAGTTAGAAATATTAATAAAACTAATTTCATTTAATTTATCTCCTAATTCCCATTTCAATTGATAAAATTTTCAAAAGCTTGAAACAAATTACATAAAGGAATATAACAAAGAAATTGTTTCGTTTGCGATAATTTAAAAACAAGAAGAATTCTTTTTATGGTTAAATTTATTTTGTTGTTATGTTTAATTTCTACTGGAGCTCAATCTCATGTTTCATGTGAAATTGAACTTACAAAAAATGAAGAAATTGCAATTGGTATGCTTAAATCACTTGGAGGAGTTAGAATGGCCTTCATGCATAAAAAAATGAGTGGTAAACAGCATAATATTATTGTCGTGGGGTTGAATACAATTTCAAAAAAAGATCTTAAAAAAAATGGCCTATCTGAACAAATGTTTGTTAACTTAGATAGTTTACTTGAAAATTGGAACGAGCAAGCATACTCAATGATTTCTTTACGAGATGACCGAACTTCACACTTGTCAAAAACAATAAATAGCTCCGACATAAATATTAACAATTTCAATGTCATTACCCTCCAGGGAGAACTCACAAAATTTAAAGAAGAAATTTCAAGGTCAAAAAGAATATATAACGTGGCAAGTGATATCTTTAAATTTGGACTACCTCTGCTACCTTTAGGGGTTTTAAGTCTAACTGACATTCATCCAGGAATAAGTACTGCAATTGTTGCAAGTTTGGCCTATGCTTCGATTAAAGCAACGAGTCCTAGGTTAAAAAAGAACAGAATCACAAACACGACGGGCCAATATTTTCCAATTTTTATGGAAACTAATATTAAAAAAATATTTGAGAGAATTTATGAAGTGATAAATAACTCCGAAAAACCAATTTTGATACTGGTTGAAGATACTTATAATCTCGACTCTATAGTAGTAGAAGAATTGTTGATGAGAGGTTTTGATCACTACAAGTGATGTTTATTTTGTTTAGATCATATTTCATTGTGCAACTTGACATAATTTTTTAATAGTCCTAATTTGTGGGATATTCAGCAAGAGGGGAAAGGATTGTGTTTTTCGAAGGGTCCGAAAAAAAAGCAGAAGTAGTTGTATCTAAAGTAGTTGGTTCATTGTTAGATTTTGAACGACAATTTTGGGTTGAATTAGTGGCCAGAGCTCAGGCGGAAATTATTTCTGAAATTCATAATCCCTATTGTCGTGCTTACCTATTGTCAGAGTCATCACTGTTTGTTTGGAAGGATCGTATTTTACTGATTACTTGTGGAGAGACAACTTTAGTGAACTCAATTTTGTTTCTTGCAAAGAAAATTGGTCCCCAAAATTTTGAAAGTCTTATCTTTCAAAGAAAAAATGAGTATCATTCACATTTACAAAGGACAAATATCTTTGGAGATGTTCAACAGTTGAGAGAACAATTCAAAGGGACATTATTGAGAGTTGGAAATCTAGATGGACATTTTAATTATTTGTTTCATCTTGATAAAAAATTTAATTCTCCATTAAACGACGTAACGACAGAGCTTCTGATGTATCATATCAATGGGCCAGCAGCAAAAACGTTACGAACACCGTATTTATCAAAAGATCAAATTAGAATGTACTTGCAAATTGATGATTTGTTTCCTGATTTTCAAATTGATGATTTTGCTTTTAGCCCTCTTGGGTATTCATTAAATGGTATTAAAGATGATAAATACATCACTATACATATTA
The nucleotide sequence above comes from Halobacteriovoraceae bacterium. Encoded proteins:
- a CDS encoding MarC family protein, with amino-acid sequence MNELFKEFLLAFTPLFIAIDAIALVPIYLSLVNDFELKQQKKMANIATMTATILGIVVLFAGKKLFSVLGITEDDLRIGGGILLFLVALSDLLMGQQTEKRRTCDQDLAIVPVGIPLILGPAALTTVILMSDQFGYTMTLAAYIVNMFLVWIIFYNSQRLVKIIGRGGTLAIGKVASLFLLAIAVMMVRIGIANIIRNTGLF
- a CDS encoding MBL fold metallo-hydrolase, with protein sequence MKEFPKSLIYYLIIIIILSACGLFSTYHKGKKTKNFDGSRFLNRTPMPNNFLDFLKWKLSFSAKAWPEWININQKKIVQERVFGDKAVFTFVNHSTVLIQVSGTNIITDPVWSERVSPYKFIGPKRHKDPGVKLEDLPQIDIILISHNHYDHLDIDTLLAINKKQDTDPIILIGLGNDKLLLDEGIQNFKTMDWNESFKHEGITYHFVESQHWSSRGLFDKNKTLWGSFVIDYGQGKFFFAGDTGYFEGFKEIGNKFGPFQLSLIPIGAYEPRWFMKFQHINPKESVQVFKDLRSQYAIGIHWGTFQLTDEALDEPVRHLNTELESAAVSRERFYYLENGEHLSIPIK
- a CDS encoding DUF2905 domain-containing protein; this translates as MLPIAKILIVSGVLLIISGVIWHFSDGNIPLGRLPGDIKIEGQNSTIYIPITTCLIVSAVIGLVQYLIRMWK
- a CDS encoding fructosamine kinase family protein — protein: MQTFEKKNSKRIPGLFFTEVNGLKEIESGFGKYHSLKTPEIFQVSDEKIVMSKVLTELPKKEFWQNLGRELAKMHLSMANVQYGFEEDNFIGNNPQSNSWESDWCVFFMRNRLLFQINLIKSKFHRGVLSKIFLEKSKQIEEVLYSTKITPTLLHGDLWSGNVLCGENQTPYLIDPAVYYGHSEVDLAMTNLFGGFDSEFYISYQEILPINSGHHERFKVYNLYHVINHFNLFGGSYFNHAMKILESI
- a CDS encoding adenosylmethionine decarboxylase, which translates into the protein MFFEGSEKKAEVVVSKVVGSLLDFERQFWVELVARAQAEIISEIHNPYCRAYLLSESSLFVWKDRILLITCGETTLVNSILFLAKKIGPQNFESLIFQRKNEYHSHLQRTNIFGDVQQLREQFKGTLLRVGNLDGHFNYLFHLDKKFNSPLNDVTTELLMYHINGPAAKTLRTPYLSKDQIRMYLQIDDLFPDFQIDDFAFSPLGYSLNGIKDDKYITIHITPEEEVSYVSFETNIDIKGQDKDLLNKILNVYGPETYDLLQFDTKNDVTYDGVCINHVEDHLSCGYKIEFKHFHQVATKPDTSKIV